Proteins from a genomic interval of Scatophagus argus isolate fScaArg1 chromosome 6, fScaArg1.pri, whole genome shotgun sequence:
- the nrd1b gene encoding nardilysin b, with protein MPHTSKSVSGGSVPGQVSVSDQGEPPPLPPPPQDIRARLAAGDGVSAEDQGDPEIIKSPSDPKKYRYIELSNGLRALLISDFSRADAKRDEADGEDEGGAADGEEEEEEGQAEEDSGEGSEEDVEEDKDEEQDSDFEELDEEKTGKKNSGSSEKQAAAALCISVGSFSDPDDLPGLAHFLEHMVFMGSEKYPAENGFDAFLKKHGGSDNASTDCERTIFQFDVQRKYFKEALDRWAQFFICPLMIEDAIDREVEAVDSEYQLARPSDSHRKEMLFGGLAKPGHPMSKFCWGNAQTLKHEPREKQINTYERLRLFWRRYYSAHYMTLAVQSKESLDTLEQWVREIFINVPNNGEPRADFSDLQQPFDTPAFNRLYRVVPVRKVHALTISWAVPPQGRHYRVKPLHYISWLIGHEGTGSILSLLRKKCWALALFGGNSETGFDQNTTYSIFSISITLTDQGYQNFYQVVHLVFQYLKMLQTVGPQQRIYEEIQKIEANEFHYQEQTDPIEFVENICENMQLFPKEDFLTGDQLMFEFDPQVISAALSLLTPDRANLMLLSPENEGCCPLREKWFGTCYSMEDVPEEWAQHWAGDFELDPELHLPAENKFIATDFTLKTSDRPDSEFPVRIVNSDRGCLWYKKDNKFKIPKAYMRFNLISPMIQKSPENLVLFDLFVNILAHNLAEPAYEADVAQLEYKLVAGEHGLVIRLKGFNHKLPLLLKLIVDHLAEFSAEPGVFIMFSEQLKKTYFNILIKPERLGKDVRLLILERRRWSVIQKYQAVMKGLTVDDLLTFVSGLKAELYAEGLVQGNFTSAESKEFLQYFIDKLHFQPLTAEVPVLFQVVELPQKTHLCKVKSLNKGDANSEVTVYYQSGLKNLREHALMELMVMHMEEPCFDFLRTKETLGYQVYPTCRNTSGVLGFSITVETQATKFSTEFVEAKIEEFLVSFGERLLGLSEEAFKTQVTALIKLKECEDAHLGEEVDRNWFEVVTQQYVFQRLNKEIEALKLFSQEELLSWFLEHRDSSRKLSVHVVGFGVEENDPPEQNAVCSPDEPDNPPSSAYGEVSELTFLPASSPTLQDTTLITDIRAFTSSLPLHPYHKILS; from the exons ATGCCTCACACCAGCAAGTCAGTGAGTGGAGGCAGTGTGCCAGGACAGGTTTCTGTGTCTGACCAGGGTGagccgccgccgctgccgccgccaCCGCAGGACATCAGGGCCCGGCTGGCTGCTGGAGATGGAGTCTCTGCAGAAGACCAGGGAGACCCAGAGATCATCAAATCGCCCAGTGACCCGAAGAAGTACAG GTACATTGAGCTGAGTAACGGTCTCCGAGCGCTCCTCATCTCTGACTTCAGCCGAGCAGACGCCAAGCGAGACGAGGCGGACGGGGAGGACGAGGGAGGAGCGGCGGacggggaggaggaagaggaggaggggcaaGCCGAGGAAGATTCAGGCGAGGGGTCAGAGGAAGACgtggaggaagacaaagacGAAGAGCAGGACAGCGACTTTGAAGAGCTGGACGAGGAGAAGACGGGGAAGAAGAACAGTGGGAGCTCTGAGAAGCAG gcGGCGGCTGCTCTGTGCATCAGCGTGGGGAGCTTCAGCGACCCAGATGACCTGCCTGGCCTCGCCCACTTCCTGGAGCACA TGGTGTTTATGGGCAGTGAGAAATACCCAGCAGAGAACGGTTTCGACGCCTTCCTGAAGAAGCACGGCGGCAGCGACAATGCCTCCACCGACTGTGAGAGGACCATCTTCCAGTTCGACGTACAGAGGAAGTATTTCAAGGAGGCGCTCGACAG GTGGGCTCAGTTCTTCATCTGCCCTCTGATGATCGAAGATGCCATCGACAGAGAGGTGGAGGCCGTGGACAGCG AGTACCAGTTAGCGAGGCCGTCGGACTCTCATCGAAAGGAGATGCTGTTTGGAGGTCTGGCTAAACCGGGACACCCTATGAGCAAATTCTGCTGGG GTAACGCTCAGACATTAAAGCACGAGCCCAGAGAGAAGCAGATCAACACGTACGAGCGGCTCAGACTCTTCTGGAGGAGATATTACTCTGCTCATTACATGACACTCGCTGTGCAGTCCAAAG AGAGTCTGGACACTCTGGAGCAGTGGGTGAGAGAGATCTTCATCAACGTCCCCAACAA cGGTGAACCTCGAGCCGACTTCTCTGACCTCCAGCAGCCGTTTGACACACCAGCCTTCAACAGACTCTacagag TGGTTCCTGTGAGGAAGGTTCACGCTCTGACCATCAGCTGGGCCGTCCCGCCGCAGGGGAGACACTACAG agtgaaGCCACTACATTACATCTCGTGGCTGATTGGACACGAAGGCACCGGCAGCATCCTGTCTCTGCTGAGGAAGAA gtgctgGGCTCTGGCTCTGTTCGGAGGAAACAGTGAGACAGGTTTCGACCAGAACACCACCTACTccatcttctccatctccatcacCCTCACTGACCAGGGCTACCAGAACTTCTACCAG GTGGTTCACCTGGTGTTCCAGTATCTGAAGATGCTGCAGACTGTGGGCCCTCAGCAGAG GATCTATGAGGAAATCCAGAAGATAGAAGCCAACGAGTTCCACTATCAGGAGCAG ACGGATCCCATCGAGTTTGTGGAGAACATCTGTGAGAACATGCAGCTGTTTCCCAAAGAGGACTTCCTGACTGGAGACCAGCTCATGTTTGAGTTTGACCCTCAG gtgatCAGTGCTGCTCTGTCCCTGCTGACTCCTGACAGAGCGAACCTGATGCTGCTGTCACCAGAGAACGAAGGTTGCTGTCCACTCAGAGAGAAATGGTTTGGTACCTGCTACAGCATGGAgg ACGTCCCGGAGGAGTGGGCTCAGCACTGGGCGGGAGACTTCGAGCTCGACCCTGAGCTCCACCTTCCAGCTGAGAACAAGTTCATCG CGACGGATTTCACCCTGAAGACGTCTGACCGTCCAGACTCAGAGTTTCCTGTCAGGATCGTCAACTCTGACCGAGGCTGTCTGTGGTACAAGAAGGACAACAAGTTCAAGATTCCAAAAG cttaTATGCGTTTCAACCTGATCTCCCCAATGATTCAGAAGAGCCCTGAGAA TCTGGTGCTGTTTGACCTCTTTGTGAACATCTTGGCTCACAACCTGGCAGAGCCGGCCTACGAGGCCGACGTGGCTCAGCTGGAGTACAAGCTGGTGGCCGGAGAGCACGGCTTGGTGATCCGACTGAAAGGTTTCAACCACAAGCTCCcg ctgctgttgaAGCTGATCGTGGATCATCTGGCAGAGTTCAGCGCCGAGCCCGGTGTCTTCATCATGTTCTCTGAACAGCTGAAGAAGACCTACTTCAACATCCTCATCAAACCTGAGCGGCTCGGCAA GGACGTCCGTCTGTTGATCCTGGAACGCCGTCGCTGGTCCGTCATCCAGAAGTATCAGGCCGTCATGAAGGGTCTGACCGTGGACGACCTGCTGACCTTCGTCTCCGGGCTGAAGGCGGAGCTTTACGCCGAGGGGTTGGTGCAGGGAAACTTCACCAGCGCG GAGTCCAAAGAGTTTCTGCAGTACTTCATTGA TAAGCTGCACTTCCAGCCTCTGACAGCAGAGGTCCCCGTGCTGTTCCAGGTGGTGGAGCTGCCTCAGAAAACGCATCTCTGTAAAGTCAAATCTCTCAACAAAGGAGACGCCAACTCAGAGGTTACCGTCTACTACCAG TCGGGGCTGAAGAACCTCCGAGAGCACGCCCTGATGGAGCTGATGGTG ATGCACATGGAGGAGCCGTGTTTCGACTTCCTCAGGACGAAGGAGACGCTGGG GTACCAGGTGTACCCGACCTGCAGGAACACCTCCGGGGTGCTGGGCTTCTCTATCACCGTGGAAACGCAGGCCACCAAGTTCAG CACAGAGTTCGTCGAAGCGAAGATCGAGGAGTTCCTGGTCAGCTTTGGCGAGCGTCTGTTGGGTCTGAGCGAGGAGGCCTTTAAGACTCAGGTGACGGCTCTCATCAAGCTGAAGGAGTGTGAGGACGCCCACCTGGGGGAGGAGGTCGACCGCAACTGGTTTGAGGTTGTCACACAGCAGTACGTCTTCCAGCGGCTCAACAAGGAG ATCGAGGCCCTGAAGCTCTTCAGccaggaggagctgctgtccTGGTTCCTggagcacagagacagcagcaggaagctcagtgTGCAC GTGGTGGGTTTTGGGGTGGAGGAGAACGACCCTCCAGAGCAGAACGCCGTCTGCAGTCCCGACGAGCCCGACAACCCACCGTCCTCGGCCTACGGCGAAGTGAGCGAGCTGACCTTCCTGCCCGCCTCATCGCCGACACTGCAGGACACCACGCTCATCACCGACATCAGAGCGTTtacctcctccctccccctccacccctaCCACAAAATCCTCAGCTAA